In Mycobacterium tuberculosis H37Rv, a single window of DNA contains:
- the msrB gene encoding peptide methionine sulfoxide reductase MsrB (protein-methionine-R-oxide reductase (peptide met(O) reductase)): MTRPKLELSDDEWRQKLTPQEFHVLRRAGTERPFTGEYTDTTTAGIYQCRACGAELFRSTEKFESHCGWPSFFDPKSSDAVTLRPDHSLGMTRTEVLCANCDSHLGHVFAGEGYPTPTDKRYCINSISLRLVPGSV, translated from the coding sequence ATGACGCGCCCAAAGCTAGAACTGTCCGACGACGAGTGGCGTCAGAAGCTCACCCCGCAGGAATTCCATGTGCTACGTCGCGCCGGGACCGAGCGGCCCTTCACCGGTGAATACACCGACACCACAACAGCGGGCATCTACCAGTGCCGGGCCTGTGGCGCCGAATTGTTCCGCAGCACCGAGAAATTCGAGTCGCATTGCGGCTGGCCGTCGTTCTTCGACCCGAAAAGCTCCGATGCGGTGACCCTGCGCCCTGACCACTCGTTGGGGATGACGCGTACCGAGGTGCTGTGCGCGAACTGCGACAGCCACCTGGGCCACGTGTTCGCCGGCGAGGGGTATCCCACGCCAACCGACAAGCGCTATTGCATCAACTCCATTTCGCTGCGCCTGGTCCCCGGTAGCGTGTAG
- the hemY gene encoding protoporphyrinogen oxidase (protoporphyrinogen-IX oxidase (protoporphyrinogenase) (PPO)) encodes MTPRSYCVVGGGISGLTSAYRLRQAVGDDATITLFEPADRLGGVLRTEHIGGQPMDLGAEAFVLRRPEMPALLAELGLSDRQLASTGARPLIYSQQRLHPLPPQTVVGIPSSAGSMAGLVDDATLARIDAEAARPFTWQVGSDPAVADLVADRFGDQVVARSVDPLLSGVYAGSAATIGLRAAAPSVAAALDRGATSVTDAVRQALPPGSGGPVFGALDGGYQVLLDGLVRRSRVHWVRARVVQLERGWVLRDETGGRWQADAVILAVPAPRLARLVDGIAPRTHAAARQIVSASSAVVALAVPGGTAFPHCSGVLVAGDESPHAKAITLSSRKWGQRGDVALLRLSFGRFGDEPALTASDDQLLAWAADDLVTVFGVAVDPVDVRVRRWIEAMPQYGPGHADVVAELRAGLPPTLAVAGSYLDGIGVPACVGAAGRAVTSVIEALDAQVAR; translated from the coding sequence ATGACTCCCCGCTCGTATTGTGTTGTAGGAGGCGGGATTTCGGGATTGACCTCGGCGTACCGGCTGCGGCAGGCTGTCGGCGATGACGCGACCATCACCTTGTTCGAACCGGCCGATAGGCTCGGCGGGGTATTGCGCACCGAGCATATCGGCGGACAGCCAATGGACCTCGGCGCGGAGGCGTTCGTGCTGCGTAGGCCCGAGATGCCGGCGCTTTTGGCCGAGCTGGGCCTGTCGGACCGCCAACTCGCCAGCACCGGCGCGCGGCCGCTCATCTACAGCCAGCAGCGCTTGCACCCGCTGCCGCCGCAGACGGTCGTCGGGATCCCGTCGTCGGCGGGCTCCATGGCGGGGCTGGTCGACGACGCAACCCTGGCGCGGATCGACGCCGAAGCCGCTCGTCCGTTCACCTGGCAGGTGGGCAGCGATCCCGCGGTGGCCGACTTGGTGGCTGACCGGTTCGGCGACCAAGTCGTGGCCCGGTCGGTGGACCCGCTGTTAAGCGGGGTATACGCGGGCTCGGCGGCGACGATCGGGCTGCGCGCGGCCGCCCCGAGCGTGGCCGCGGCCCTGGATCGCGGGGCGACCAGTGTGACCGACGCGGTCCGGCAGGCGCTGCCGCCGGGAAGCGGCGGGCCGGTGTTCGGCGCGCTGGACGGCGGGTATCAGGTGCTGCTCGACGGGCTCGTCCGGCGCAGCCGGGTGCACTGGGTGCGGGCCAGGGTGGTCCAGCTCGAACGCGGCTGGGTGCTGCGCGACGAAACCGGCGGCCGCTGGCAGGCCGACGCCGTCATCCTGGCGGTTCCGGCGCCGCGGTTGGCGCGCCTCGTCGATGGCATCGCGCCGCGCACACATGCCGCCGCCCGGCAGATCGTGAGCGCGTCGTCGGCGGTGGTGGCGCTGGCGGTGCCCGGCGGCACCGCGTTTCCGCACTGTTCCGGCGTGCTGGTGGCCGGCGACGAGTCACCGCATGCCAAGGCGATCACATTGTCGTCGCGCAAATGGGGTCAGCGCGGCGACGTCGCGCTGTTGCGGCTGTCGTTCGGTCGGTTCGGCGACGAACCGGCCCTGACGGCCTCCGACGACCAACTCCTGGCCTGGGCAGCGGACGACTTGGTCACGGTGTTCGGTGTGGCCGTCGACCCGGTCGACGTTCGGGTCCGGCGCTGGATCGAGGCGATGCCGCAGTACGGTCCCGGCCATGCCGATGTGGTCGCCGAGCTGCGCGCCGGCCTGCCACCGACGCTGGCCGTTGCGGGCAGCTACCTCGACGGGATCGGCGTGCCGGCCTGCGTCGGCGCGGCGGGCCGGGCCGTCACCAGCGTCATCGAGGCCTTAGATGCGCAGGTGGCACGATAG